A region of Polyodon spathula isolate WHYD16114869_AA chromosome 4, ASM1765450v1, whole genome shotgun sequence DNA encodes the following proteins:
- the LOC121314088 gene encoding cAMP-responsive element modulator-like isoform X4, giving the protein MAVTGDETEFAATGDMPTYQIRTPTSSLPQGVVMAASPGSLHSPQQLADEVTRKREHRLMKNRDAAKECRRRKKEYVKCLESRVGMLEVQNKKLIEELESLKDIYGGKTN; this is encoded by the exons CTGCCACTGGGGATATGCCAACCTACCAGATCCGGACACCAACTTCAAGTTTGCCCCAGGGAGTGGTGATGGCAGCCTCGCCGGGATCATTACACAGCCCACAGCAGCTTGCAGATGAGGTAACGCGGAAAAGGGAACACAGACTCATGAAAAACAG GGACGCTGCCAAAGAGTGCCGCCGTCGGAAGAAGGAATATGTAAAGTGTTTGGAGAGTCGTGTTGGAATGCTGGAAGTCCAAAACAAGAAGTTAATTGAGGAACTTGAAAGCCTGAAAGACATTTACGGTGGAAAAACAAATTAG
- the LOC121314088 gene encoding cAMP-responsive element modulator-like isoform X3, translating to MAVTGDETEFAATGDMPTYQIRTPTSSLPQGVVMAASPGSLHSPQQLADEVTRKREHRLMKNREAARECRKKKKEYVKCLENRVAVLENQNKTLIEELKALKDLYCHKTE from the exons CTGCCACTGGGGATATGCCAACCTACCAGATCCGGACACCAACTTCAAGTTTGCCCCAGGGAGTGGTGATGGCAGCCTCGCCGGGATCATTACACAGCCCACAGCAGCTTGCAGATGAGGTAACGCGGAAAAGGGAACACAGACTCATGAAAAACAG GGAGGCTGCTCGGGAGTGCCGCAAGAAGAAGAAAGAATACGTCAAATGTCTTGAAAATCGTGtggctgtgcttgaaaatcaaaACAAGACCCTCATTGAGGAACTCAAAGCTCTAAAAGACCTTTACTGCCATAAAACGGAATAA